In Chaetodon trifascialis isolate fChaTrf1 chromosome 8, fChaTrf1.hap1, whole genome shotgun sequence, the DNA window CAACGACCATGTTCCGAGAAATCATAAAAAGCCAATAAACAGGCCAGGAGATCGCATGTGCTGCTAGCTCACTGCATACGGCCGTCTGATTGGTCTTTGCAATTACAAGTGACCGCCCCCCGCTGTAGTCAGTTCCGCGTTTGAGTTTATTTGCGCTAATATGCCACTTTCAGTCGTTAGATAGGGGTTGACTACAGTATCGACTGGATATCAATACTGTTCATCGCGACTGGACACACATTTTGGTTGGTaaggacaaaacacacattcattattACTTTGTCAggtatttaattaattaaataagaCCTTACCTGTAATAACTGGCTAACGCTTCAAAGTGCAGTGCAGTGAACTGACATGCATGTTATCTTTAGTATCACATTGTTGAAGTCAATCATTTTTAGCCTACTGTGAATGATTTAGAAGTagtggttgttttttctttcttgaaaCAGTCGATGGATGCCACATCAGCAACAGGGATTCTTCATCCCTACTGGCCACGGGATCTTTTTATTCCCACCTATGTCGCCAATGATCGATCCATGTCAGAGATTCTGgctttcctgttttctgtgtctggggtgtttctgtttgtcaccTGGCTGATCACGGGCCGGACAGCAACCACCGGCAGGCTGGGGACATGGAGGCGCCTGGCTGTGTGCTGGTTTGCCGTTTGTGGATTCATCCATGGCGTCATTGAGGCCTGGTTCTCACTGTATTATGATATTATTCCGGGAGACCAGAGCTTCCTGTCACAGCTCTGTGAgtacagacaggaaacaaattAGGAAAAGTGTAATTGTGCTGTCTGGAAGtacttttttaattaataagcttgctttttttctccacagggAAGGAATACTCCAAAGGAGACAGTAGATATATGATGTGAGCAAATCCTTTCACAGAACCATGTTGAATTTAGGcataaaaagaagaaacaaatctgttaataattgtattttttatttttatttattttttcaatccAGAGCGGATAACTTCACTGTGTGTATGGAGACTGTGACTGCACTGTTATGGGGACCTTTCAGCTTTTGGGCTGTGTTTGCCTTCTTAACTAACAAGCCCTACAGATTTGTTCTGCAACTCATCATTTCATTAGGTAAGAGGGTCCACTGTCACTTCACTTGTTAGCAAGGTCTCAGAATTTAATTGGTTATTTCATATTAACATGATGCCTCATAGTACATAATCTGATTCCAGGTCAGCTGTACGGAGCAGTGCTTTACTTCTTCACAGAGCACAGGGATGGTTATGCTCACAGTGAGTTGGGACACCCAGTCTACTTCTGGTTCTACTTTGTCTTCATGAATTTTTTGTGGATCGTCATTCCGCTGGTGCTCATTGTGGACGCATGGAGACAGATGTCGGCAGCCcaggcacacactgacaacacaaaGCCAAACAAGCCGAAGAGGAAGTGACCAGAGGCGGACTCATACTGTCTGAAAGACTGGGatacaaaaaatgtaaaaaaaaaaaaataaaataaaataaaaattcttCACAGCCAGCGCGCCTACAGtacagtataaatatatatttataaattGTTTATCTTTCAGCCAACCGTCACTCTGTTCATCTCATAATGCAATGAAACCCACTGAACGCAGTCCAGTCTTTATAGTCATCTTTATATGAATGTTTTTACACCACATGTAAAAGTACGTCATAGTCGTATATACATATATCTCTATATGTGtttatataaatatgtatacTCTCTACATGTTATGTCACGCCGAAATAGCTCAGTTGGGAGAGCGTTAGACTGAAGATCtaaaggtccctggttcgatcCCGGGTTTCGGCATTTTGATGCAACACGACACCACCGACGAATCCGTGTCGCCAGACCAGTGACCAGCTGTCTAAGTCTGACACCTTGTGGTCGAATACAAGAACTACAAGATTTGTGTTTCTTCGCCTTCATTCTTGTATCGCACAGACACAATACAATCATGTTCTCATGCGCACCTCACTCCAAGATGAGTTCACGAATTGCTCCAGAATAAATTTTGACATATGGTGTTTACTTTTGCATTCAGGAatctcacacacaagcagcacagaGTTGGGAGAAAACCGTGTGTTCACTGATTAATGGCTTTACTTTTCATGAGATGCACTAATGGTGAAACGTGAGAAGACACATACAATTTTACAGAGAACATGTGATAATAAACTGATGGTACTGAACCTTCAGCTGAACATTTTGCTGAGTCTCAGTCccaactgtgtgtttgtctctttctctctacttGCTATGTTTTTAAGTGCCTTCAAAGCAGCAGCCGATTCTGGTTGTATCTCCAGCAGTTTCCTAAATGCCTGcttggcctcctccagctcattCACCATCTGGCAAGCTTGGCCCAACCGGTACCAGGCTTTAGCCCCACCAGGTTCCAGCTGAGTAGCTTTAGCTGCACTGGCCTTAGCCTGCTCTGGTTGGTTCAGTTTGAGCTGGCACAAGGACAGGTTTGAGTGGAGCTCTGCTTTGGTGGTTTTGAATTCAGTAGCTGAAGGCAGGTGCTGTGTTTTATCAGCAGTGTTTATGTCTCGCTGCTCCTCCACGTCTTCCTCTTGTCCCTTGTTCTTCACCTCTTTAATGTGGCCAAAGAGAGTGATGAGAAGCTTGAGGGCCCGACTGTAGCTGTCTACTGCTCCCCACACATCCCCACTCCTGAatctccctccacccctctctttGTGCAACTTCACCCACTCCCACTTTTCACCTGGACACATCTCCCAGGATTCCTTGCCTGGTGTGAAAGCTTTTAGTTCAACTGTTGCACACAAAGGCAGGTTTTCCTCAGCTGCATGGGGAAGAGGAACATCTGGTCCAATTCCCACTGGAGAAATCTGAATCTGTGAAGCAAAGCATGACAATCAGACTGGCTGTTTACTTACACGTGCTTGGAATAAAAAGTAAAGactaaaagaaaacattatgTGTAACTAATAAGCAATGCATATTCAACAATTTTGGCTTCATGGCAAATTGGGACACAATATTATGTCAGAATACTGCATATATCACATATTCTTCacacatgtaaaacaaaaaacagaattattgATTTTACCAGTTTTACTTAAAATTCCACAgaattttgaagaaaaaaggcCTCTCTTCACTCTTACCTCACacttctctcctgctctcatcCCCTCCACACATGCCTCTGTGATGTCGCACTGACCCTCTCCTAGCCTCAGCATCGTCCAGTCACCCAGTGGGACCTGCAGCACAGCGTCCTGACATCTTGGGAAGGCTGAGCCCACATCCTCTGTAACTGACTGGTCTGGTTGAACTGACAGTTTCTCATTTCCCTTTTCAG includes these proteins:
- the ebp gene encoding 3-beta-hydroxysteroid-Delta(8),Delta(7)-isomerase encodes the protein MDATSATGILHPYWPRDLFIPTYVANDRSMSEILAFLFSVSGVFLFVTWLITGRTATTGRLGTWRRLAVCWFAVCGFIHGVIEAWFSLYYDIIPGDQSFLSQLWKEYSKGDSRYMIADNFTVCMETVTALLWGPFSFWAVFAFLTNKPYRFVLQLIISLGQLYGAVLYFFTEHRDGYAHSELGHPVYFWFYFVFMNFLWIVIPLVLIVDAWRQMSAAQAHTDNTKPNKPKRK
- the fkbpl gene encoding FK506-binding protein-like, which produces MDHTIETLHSNGDHDGVDVMSWVSVCPRGLWKVQQKRTGQGSQQAVCNSGDDAACSSSYCPRLGSLCQVRVRLKSDLNEVESLVSEKGNEKLSVQPDQSVTEDVGSAFPRCQDAVLQVPLGDWTMLRLGEGQCDITEACVEGMRAGEKCEIQISPVGIGPDVPLPHAAEENLPLCATVELKAFTPGKESWEMCPGEKWEWVKLHKERGGGRFRSGDVWGAVDSYSRALKLLITLFGHIKEVKNKGQEEDVEEQRDINTADKTQHLPSATEFKTTKAELHSNLSLCQLKLNQPEQAKASAAKATQLEPGGAKAWYRLGQACQMVNELEEAKQAFRKLLEIQPESAAALKALKNIASREKETNTQLGLRLSKMFS